A single region of the Sorghum bicolor cultivar BTx623 chromosome 7, Sorghum_bicolor_NCBIv3, whole genome shotgun sequence genome encodes:
- the LOC8054828 gene encoding ABC transporter B family member 1 isoform X1 produces the protein MSTNDPDEIRARVVVLGAPHADDDAGDEWARPELEAFHLPSPAHQPPGFHLAAGHQPEAAAEQPTTLPAARRTSDTSTAAGAAPPSPSPPPPPAPLEMDQPPNAKPASSSAAAAGANDNKKPTPPAALRDLFRFADGLDCALMLVGTLGALVHGCSLPVFLRFFADLVDSFGSHANDPDTMVRLVVKYAFYFLVVGAAIWASSWAEISCWMWTGERQSTRMRIRYLDAALRQDVSFFDTDVRASDVIYAINADAVVVQDAISEKLGNLIHYMATFVAGFVVGFTAAWQLALVTLAVVPLIAVIGGLSAAALAKLSSRSQDALSGASGIAEQALAQIRIVQAFVGEEREMRAYSAALAVAQKIGYRSGFAKGLGLGGTYFTVFCCYGLLLWYGGHLVRGNHTNGGLAIATMFSVMIGGLALGQSAPSMAAFAKARVAAAKIFRIIDHRPGISSRDGEDGGGVELESVTGRVEMRGVDFAYPSRPDVPILRGFSLSVPAGKTIALVGSSGSGKSTVVSLLERFYDPSAGQILLDGHDLKSLKLRWLRQQIGLVSQEPTLFATSIKENLLLGRDSQSATQAEMEEAARVANAHSFIVKLPDGYDTQVGERGLQLSGGQKQRIAIARAMLKNPAILLLDEATSALDSESEKLVQEALDRFMIGRTTLVIAHRLSTIRKADVVAVLQGGAVSEMGTHDELMAKGENGTYAKLIRMQEQAHEAALVNARRSSARPSSARNSVSSPIMTRNSSYGRSPYSRRLSDFSTSDFTLSIHDPHHHHRTMADKQLAFRAGASSFLRLARMNSPEWAYALVGSLGSMVCGSFSAIFAYILSAVLSVYYAPDPRYMKREIAKYCYLLIGMSSAALLFNTVQHVFWDTVGENLTKRVREKMFAAVLRNEIAWFDADENASARVAARLALDAQNVRSAIGDRISVIVQNSALMLVACTAGFVLQWRLALVLLAVFPLVVGATVLQKMFMKGFSGDLEAAHARATQIAGEAVANLRTVAAFNAERKITGLFEANLRGPLRRCFWKGQIAGSGYGVAQFLLYASYALGLWYAAWLVKHGVSDFSRTIRVFMVLMVSANGAAETLTLAPDFVKGGRAMRSVFETIDRKTEVEPDDVDAAPVPERPKGEVELKHVDFSYPSRPDIQVFRDLSLRARAGKTLALVGPSGCGKSSVLALVQRFYEPTSGRVLLDGKDVRKYNLRALRRVVAVVPQEPFLFAASIHDNIAYGREGATEAEVVEAATQANAHRFISALPEGYGTQVGERGVQLSGGQRQRIAIARALVKQAAIMLLDEATSALDAESERCVQEALERAGNGRTTIVVAHRLATVRNAHTIAVIDDGKVVEQGSHSHLLKHHPDGCYARMLQLQRLTGGAAPGPPPSSSNGAAA, from the exons ATGTCTACCAACGACCCGGACGAGATCAGGGCGCGCGTCGTCGTCCTCGGCGCCCCTCATGCCGACGACGACGCCGGCGACGAGTGGGCCCGCCCCGAGCTCGAGGCCTTCCACCTCCCCTCTCCCGCCCACCAGCCTCCTGGCTTCCACCTAGCCGCTGGGCACCAACCGGAAGCTGCAGCAGAGCAACCCACCACGCTCCCTGCTGCCCGCCGCACCAGCGACACATCCActgctgctggtgctgctcctccttctccttcgccgcctccgccgccggctCCTTTGGAGATGGACCAGCCGCCCAATGCCAAgccggcctcctcctccgccgccgccgccggcgccaatGACAACAAGAAGCCCACCCCGCCCGCCGCGCTGCGCGACCTCTTCCGCTTCGCCGACGGCCTCGACTGCGCGCTCATGCTCGTCGGCACGCTCGGCGCGCTCGTCCACGGCTGCTCGCTCCCCGTCTTCCTCCGCTTCTTCGCCGACCTCGTCGACTCCTTCGGCTCCCACGCCAACGACCCGGACACCATGGTCCGCCTCGTCGTCAAGTACGCCTTCTACTTCCTCGTCGTCGGAGCCGCAATCTGGGCGTCCTCATGGGCAG AGATCTCCTGCTGGATGTGGACCGGCGAGCGGCAGTCGACGCGGATGCGGATCCGGTACCTGGACGCGGCGCTGCGGCAGGACGTGTCCTTCTTCGACACCGACGTGCGCGCCTCGGACGTCATCTACGCCATCAACGCGGACGCCGTGGTGGTGCAGGACGCCATCAGCGAGAAGCTGGGCAACCTCATCCACTACATGGCCACCTTCGTGGCGGGCTTCGTCGTGGGCTTCACCGCCGCCTGGCAGCTGGCGCTCGTCACGCTCGCCGTCGTGCCGCTCATCGCCGTCATCGGGGGGCTCAGCGCCGCCGCGCTCGCCAAGCTCTCCTCCAGGAGCCAGGACGCGCTGTCGGGCGCCAGCGGCATCGCGGAGCAGGCGCTCGCGCAGATACGGATCGTGCAGGCCTTCGTCGGCGAGGAGCGCGAAATGCGGGCGTACTCGGCGGCGCTGGCCGTCGCGCAGAAGATCGGCTACCGCAGCGGCTTCGCCAAGGGGCTCGGCCTCGGCGGCACCTACTTCACCGTCTTCTGCTGCTACGGCCTCCTGCTCTGGTACGGCGGACACCTCGTCCGCGGCAACCACACCAACGGAGGGCTCGCCATCGCCACCATGTTCTCCGTCATGATCGGCGGGCT GGCCCTCGGGCAGTCGGCGCCGAGCATGGCCGCGTTCGCCAAGGCGCGCGTGGCGGCCGCCAAGATCTTCCGCATCATCGACCACAGGCCGGGCATCTCCTCGCGGGACGgcgaggacggcggcggcgtggagcTGGAGTCGGTGACGGGGCGGGTGGAGATGAGGGGCGTGGACTTCGCGTACCCGTCGCGGCCGGACGTCCCCATCCTGCGCGGCTTCTCGCTCAGCGTGCCCGCCGGCAAGACCATCGCGCTGGTGGGCAGCTCCGGCTCCGGGAAGAGCACGGTGGTGTCGCTCCTCGAGAGGTTCTACGACCCCAGCGCAG GGCAAATCTTGCTGGACGGGCATGATCTCAAGTCGCTGAAGCTCCGGTGGCTCCGGCAGCAGATTGGTCTGGTGAGCCAGGAGCCGACGCTGTTCGCGACGAGCATCAAGGAGAACCTGCTGCTGGGGCGGGACAGTCAGAGTGCGACGCAGGCCGAGatggaggaggccgccagggtggccAACGCGCACTCCTTCATCGTCAAGCTCCCCGACGGCTACGACACGCAG GTTGGGGAGCGCGGCCTGCAGCTCTCCGGCGGGCAGAAGCAGCGCATCGCCATCGCCCGCGCCATGCTCAAGAACCCTGCCATCCTGCTGCTGGACGAGGCTACCAGCGCGCTCGACTCCGAGTCGGAGAAGCTCGTGCAGGAGGCGCTGGACCGCTTCATGATCGGGCGCACCACCCTGGTGATCGCGCACAGGCTGTCCACCATCCGCAAGGCCGACGTCGTGGCCGTGCTGCAGGGCGGCGCCGTCTCCGAGATGGGCACCCACGACGAGCTCATGGCCAAGGGCGAGAACGGCACCTACGCCAAGCTGATCCGCATGCAGGAGCAGGCGCACGAGGCGGCGCTCGTCAACGCCCGCCGCAGCAGCGCCAGGCCCTCCAGCGCCCGCAACTCCGTCAGCTCGCCCATCATGACGCGCAACTCCTCCTACGGCCGCTCCCCCTACTCCCGCCGCCTCTCCGACTTCTCCACCTCCGACTTCACCCTCTCCATCCACGAcccgcaccaccaccaccggacgatggccgACAAGCAGCTCGCGTTCCGCGCCGGCGCCAGCTCCTTCCTCCGCCTCGCCAGGATGAACTCGCCCGAGTGGGCCTACGCGCTCGTCGGCTCCCTGGGCTCCATGGTCTGCGGCTCCTTCAGCGCCATCTTCGCCTACATCCTCAGCGCCGTGCTCAGCGTCTACTACGCGCCGGACCCTCGCTACATGAAGCGCGAGATCGCCAAGTACTGCTACCTGCTCATCGGCATGTCCTCCGCGGCGCTGCTGTTCAACACGGTGCAGCACGTGTTCTGGGACACGGTCGGCGAGAACCTCACGAAGCGTGTGCGCGAGAAGATGTTCGCCGCCGTGCTCCGCAACGAGATCGCCTGGTTCGACGCCGACGAGAACGCCAGCGCGCGCGTCGCCGCCAGGCTCGCGCTCGACGCCCAGAACGTGCGCTCCGCCATCGGGGACCGTATCTCCGTCATCGTCCAGAACTCGGCGCTCATGCTCGTCGCCTGCACCGCGGGCTTCGTCCTCCAGTGGCGCCTCGCGCTCGTGCTCCTCGCCGTCTTCCCGCTCGTCGTCGGCGCCACCGTCCTGCAGAAGATGTTCATGAAGGGCTTCTCGGGGGACCTGGAGGCCGCGCACGCCAGGGCCACGCAGATCGCGGGCGAGGCCGTCGCCAACCTGCGCACCGTGGCGGCGTTCAACGCGGAGCGCAAGATCACGGGGCTCTTCGAG GCCAACCTTCGCGGCCCGCTCCGGCGCTGCTTCTGGAAGGGGCAGATCGCCGGGAGCGGCTACGGCGTGGCGCAGTTCCTGCTGTACGCGTCCTACGCGCTGGGGCTCTGGTACGCCGCGTGGCTAGTGAAGCACGGCGTCTCCGACTTCTCGCGCACCATCCGCGTGTTCATGGTGCTCATGGTGTCCGCCAACGGCGCCGCCGAGACGCTGACGCTGGCGCCGGACTTTGTCAAGGGCGGGCGCGCGATGCGGTCCGTGTTCGAGACCATCGACCGGAAAACGGAGGTGGAGCCCGACGACGTGGACGCGGCGCCGGTGCCGGAGCGGCCCAAGGGCGAGGTGGAGCTGAAGCACGTGGACTTCTCGTACCCGTCGCGGCCGGACATCCAGGTGTTCCGCGACCTGAGCCTCCGGGCGCGCGCCGGGAAGACGCTGGCGCTGGTGGGTCCGAGCGGGTGCGGCAAGAGCTCGGTGCTGGCGCTGGTGCAGCGGTTCTACGAGCCCACGTCCGGGCGCGTGCTCCTGGACGGCAAGGACGTGCGCAAGTACAACCTGCGGGCGCTGCGGCGCGTGGTGGCGGTGGTGCCGCAGGAGCCGTTCCTGTTCGCGGCGAGCATCCACGACAACATCGCGTACGGGCGCGAGGGCGCGACGGAGGCGGAGGTGGTGGAGGCGGCGACGCAGGCGAACGCGCACCGGTTCATCTCGGCGCTGCCGGAGGGCTACGGGACGCAGGTGGGCGAGCGCGGGGTGCAGCTGTCGGGCGGGCAGCGGCAGCGGATCGCGATCGCGCGCGCGCTGGTGAAGCAGGCGGCCATCATGCTGCTGGACGAGGCGACCAGCGCGCTGGACGCCGAGTCGGAGCGGTGCGTGCAGGAGGCGCTGGAGCGCGCCGGGAACGGCCGCACCACCATCGTGGTGGCGCACCGGCTGGCCACGGTGCGGAACGCGCACACCATCGCCGTGATCGACGACGGCAAGGTGGTGGAGCAAGGGTCGCACTCGCACCTGCTCAAGCACCATCCCGACGGGTGCTACGCGcggatgctgcagctgcagcGGCTGACAGGCGGTGCCGCGCCcgggccgccgccgtcgtcgtccaaCGGGGCCGCCGCgtag
- the LOC110437031 gene encoding uncharacterized protein LOC110437031 gives MAGYARALLSRPNGHLFLISLPHSARGSFFLSLSHTRAPLFSGAPSRRPSPPLPRLGVPLRCVFPTLSFSTVVFPATPRLEKMEDSYRESIWRKKGRPRELYPDVSCKDAPVPPEEPIPNCDCGHPAHVSQSRHPDTAARCFYTCYSYSPYFRCFFFQWIDGPDKFDPRILLFYPGVDHCKRELFTRWVPPPPNPPPMTEEEKAVASALRLEDPPKCHCGEQAVINPQNELEFVCPLRREVSFDSILKFQFVYVCSNVFFL, from the exons ATGGCGGGGTATGCCCGCGCCCTACTTAGCCGGCCGAACGGCCATCTTTTTCTCATTTCTCTCCCTCACTCAGCCCGAGGGTCTttctttctctccctctctcacacCCGAGCTCCGCTCTTCTCCGGTGCCCCTTCGCGTCGTCCTTCACCCCCATTGCCCCGCCTCGGCGTCCCTCTCCGCTGCGTATTCCCCACCTTGTCGTTCTCCACGGTTGTTTTTCCGGCCACCCCTCGTTTGGAGAAG ATGGAGGACTCGTATCGTGAGTCGATTTGGCGAAAAAAGGGTCGTCCTAGAGAGTTGTACCCCGATGTGTCTTGCAAGGATGCCCCCGTGCCTCCAGAGGAACCTATTCCTAACTGTGATTGTGGACATCCGGCACACGTGAGCCAGTCGAGACATCCGGATACTGCGGCACGTTGCTTCTATACTTGTTATAGTTATAGC CCCTACTTCCGGTGCTTTTTCTTCCAATGGATCGACGGGCCGGACAAGTTTGACCCAAGAATTCTGCTTTTCTACCCCGGCGTTGATCATTGCAAACGTGAGTTGTTTACTCGCTGGGTTCCGCCCCCCCCTAACCCTCCTCCTATGACGGAGGAAGAGAAGGCCGTCGCCTCTGCACTTCGGCTCGAGGATCCTCCGAAGTGTCATTGCGGAGAACAAGCCGTGATAAATCCACAGAATGAACTAGAGTTTGTTTGTCCTCTGCGGCGTGAAGTAAGTTTTGATTCAATCTTAAAATTTCAGTTCGTATATGTGTGTTCTAATGTGTTCTTTTTGTAG
- the LOC8054828 gene encoding ABC transporter B family member 1 isoform X2 has protein sequence MSTNDPDEIRARVVVLGAPHADDDAGDEWARPELEAFHLPSPAHQPPGFHLAAGHQPEAAAEQPTTLPAARRTSDTSTAAGAAPPSPSPPPPPAPLEMDQPPNAKPASSSAAAAGANDNKKPTPPAALRDLFRFADGLDCALMLVGTLGALVHGCSLPVFLRFFADLVDSFGSHANDPDTMVRLVVKYAFYFLVVGAAIWASSWAEISCWMWTGERQSTRMRIRYLDAALRQDVSFFDTDVRASDVIYAINADAVVVQDAISEKLGNLIHYMATFVAGFVVGFTAAWQLALVTLAVVPLIAVIGGLSAAALAKLSSRSQDALSGASGIAEQALAQIRIVQAFVGEEREMRAYSAALAVAQKIGYRSGFAKGLGLGGTYFTVFCCYGLLLWYGGHLVRGNHTNGGLAIATMFSVMIGGLALGQSAPSMAAFAKARVAAAKIFRIIDHRPGISSRDGEDGGGVELESVTGRVEMRGVDFAYPSRPDVPILRGFSLSVPAGKTIALVGSSGSGKSTVVSLLERFYDPSAGQILLDGHDLKSLKLRWLRQQIGLVSQEPTLFATSIKENLLLGRDSQSATQAEMEEAARVANAHSFIVKLPDGYDTQVGERGLQLSGGQKQRIAIARAMLKNPAILLLDEATSALDSESEKLVQEALDRFMIGRTTLVIAHRLSTIRKADVVAVLQGGAVSEMGTHDELMAKGENGTYAKLIRMQEQAHEAALVNARRSSARPSSARNSVSSPIMTRNSSYGRSPYSRRLSDFSTSDFTLSIHDPHHHHRTMADKQLAFRAGASSFLRLARMNSPEWAYALVGSLGSMVCGSFSAIFAYILSAVLSVYYAPDPRYMKREIAKYCYLLIGMSSAALLFNTVQHVFWDTVGENLTKRVREKMFAAVLRNEIAWFDADENASARVAARLALDAQNVRSAIGDRISVIVQNSALMLVACTAGFVLQWRLALVLLAVFPLVVGATVLQKMFMKGFSGDLEAAHARATQIAGEAVANLRTVAAFNAERKITGLFEANLRGPLRRCFWKGQIAGSGYGVAQFLLYASYALGLWYAAWLVKHGVSDFSRTIRVFMVLMVSANGAAETLTLAPDFVKGGRAMRSVFETIDRKTEVEPDDVDAAPVPERPKGEVELKHVDFSYPSRPDIQVFRDLSLRARAGKTLALVGPSGCGKSSVLALVQRFYEPTSGRVLLDGKDVRKYNLRALRRVVAVVPQEPFLFAASIHDNIAYGREGATEAEVVEAATQANAHRFISALPEGYGTQVGERGVQLSGGQRQRIAIARALVKQAAIMLLDEATSALDAESERCVQEALERAGNGRTTIVVAHRLATVRNAHTIAVIDDGKVVEQGSHSHLLKHHPDGCYARMLQLQRLTGGAAPGPPPSSSNGAAA, from the exons ATGTCTACCAACGACCCGGACGAGATCAGGGCGCGCGTCGTCGTCCTCGGCGCCCCTCATGCCGACGACGACGCCGGCGACGAGTGGGCCCGCCCCGAGCTCGAGGCCTTCCACCTCCCCTCTCCCGCCCACCAGCCTCCTGGCTTCCACCTAGCCGCTGGGCACCAACCGGAAGCTGCAGCAGAGCAACCCACCACGCTCCCTGCTGCCCGCCGCACCAGCGACACATCCActgctgctggtgctgctcctccttctccttcgccgcctccgccgccggctCCTTTGGAGATGGACCAGCCGCCCAATGCCAAgccggcctcctcctccgccgccgccgccggcgccaatGACAACAAGAAGCCCACCCCGCCCGCCGCGCTGCGCGACCTCTTCCGCTTCGCCGACGGCCTCGACTGCGCGCTCATGCTCGTCGGCACGCTCGGCGCGCTCGTCCACGGCTGCTCGCTCCCCGTCTTCCTCCGCTTCTTCGCCGACCTCGTCGACTCCTTCGGCTCCCACGCCAACGACCCGGACACCATGGTCCGCCTCGTCGTCAAGTACGCCTTCTACTTCCTCGTCGTCGGAGCCGCAATCTGGGCGTCCTCATGGGCAG AGATCTCCTGCTGGATGTGGACCGGCGAGCGGCAGTCGACGCGGATGCGGATCCGGTACCTGGACGCGGCGCTGCGGCAGGACGTGTCCTTCTTCGACACCGACGTGCGCGCCTCGGACGTCATCTACGCCATCAACGCGGACGCCGTGGTGGTGCAGGACGCCATCAGCGAGAAGCTGGGCAACCTCATCCACTACATGGCCACCTTCGTGGCGGGCTTCGTCGTGGGCTTCACCGCCGCCTGGCAGCTGGCGCTCGTCACGCTCGCCGTCGTGCCGCTCATCGCCGTCATCGGGGGGCTCAGCGCCGCCGCGCTCGCCAAGCTCTCCTCCAGGAGCCAGGACGCGCTGTCGGGCGCCAGCGGCATCGCGGAGCAGGCGCTCGCGCAGATACGGATCGTGCAGGCCTTCGTCGGCGAGGAGCGCGAAATGCGGGCGTACTCGGCGGCGCTGGCCGTCGCGCAGAAGATCGGCTACCGCAGCGGCTTCGCCAAGGGGCTCGGCCTCGGCGGCACCTACTTCACCGTCTTCTGCTGCTACGGCCTCCTGCTCTGGTACGGCGGACACCTCGTCCGCGGCAACCACACCAACGGAGGGCTCGCCATCGCCACCATGTTCTCCGTCATGATCGGCGGGCT GGCCCTCGGGCAGTCGGCGCCGAGCATGGCCGCGTTCGCCAAGGCGCGCGTGGCGGCCGCCAAGATCTTCCGCATCATCGACCACAGGCCGGGCATCTCCTCGCGGGACGgcgaggacggcggcggcgtggagcTGGAGTCGGTGACGGGGCGGGTGGAGATGAGGGGCGTGGACTTCGCGTACCCGTCGCGGCCGGACGTCCCCATCCTGCGCGGCTTCTCGCTCAGCGTGCCCGCCGGCAAGACCATCGCGCTGGTGGGCAGCTCCGGCTCCGGGAAGAGCACGGTGGTGTCGCTCCTCGAGAGGTTCTACGACCCCAGCGCAG GGCAAATCTTGCTGGACGGGCATGATCTCAAGTCGCTGAAGCTCCGGTGGCTCCGGCAGCAGATTGGTCTGGTGAGCCAGGAGCCGACGCTGTTCGCGACGAGCATCAAGGAGAACCTGCTGCTGGGGCGGGACAGTCAGAGTGCGACGCAGGCCGAGatggaggaggccgccagggtggccAACGCGCACTCCTTCATCGTCAAGCTCCCCGACGGCTACGACACGCAG GTTGGGGAGCGCGGCCTGCAGCTCTCCGGCGGGCAGAAGCAGCGCATCGCCATCGCCCGCGCCATGCTCAAGAACCCTGCCATCCTGCTGCTGGACGAGGCTACCAGCGCGCTCGACTCCGAGTCGGAGAAGCTCGTGCAGGAGGCGCTGGACCGCTTCATGATCGGGCGCACCACCCTGGTGATCGCGCACAGGCTGTCCACCATCCGCAAGGCCGACGTCGTGGCCGTGCTGCAGGGCGGCGCCGTCTCCGAGATGGGCACCCACGACGAGCTCATGGCCAAGGGCGAGAACGGCACCTACGCCAAGCTGATCCGCATGCAGGAGCAGGCGCACGAGGCGGCGCTCGTCAACGCCCGCCGCAGCAGCGCCAGGCCCTCCAGCGCCCGCAACTCCGTCAGCTCGCCCATCATGACGCGCAACTCCTCCTACGGCCGCTCCCCCTACTCCCGCCGCCTCTCCGACTTCTCCACCTCCGACTTCACCCTCTCCATCCACGAcccgcaccaccaccaccggacgatggccgACAAGCAGCTCGCGTTCCGCGCCGGCGCCAGCTCCTTCCTCCGCCTCGCCAGGATGAACTCGCCCGAGTGGGCCTACGCGCTCGTCGGCTCCCTGGGCTCCATGGTCTGCGGCTCCTTCAGCGCCATCTTCGCCTACATCCTCAGCGCCGTGCTCAGCGTCTACTACGCGCCGGACCCTCGCTACATGAAGCGCGAGATCGCCAAGTACTGCTACCTGCTCATCGGCATGTCCTCCGCGGCGCTGCTGTTCAACACGGTGCAGCACGTGTTCTGGGACACGGTCGGCGAGAACCTCACGAAGCGTGTGCGCGAGAAGATGTTCGCCGCCGTGCTCCGCAACGAGATCGCCTGGTTCGACGCCGACGAGAACGCCAGCGCGCGCGTCGCCGCCAGGCTCGCGCTCGACGCCCAGAACGTGCGCTCCGCCATCGGGGACCGTATCTCCGTCATCGTCCAGAACTCGGCGCTCATGCTCGTCGCCTGCACCGCGGGCTTCGTCCTCCAGTGGCGCCTCGCGCTCGTGCTCCTCGCCGTCTTCCCGCTCGTCGTCGGCGCCACCGTCCTGCAGAAGATGTTCATGAAGGGCTTCTCGGGGGACCTGGAGGCCGCGCACGCCAGGGCCACGCAGATCGCGGGCGAGGCCGTCGCCAACCTGCGCACCGTGGCGGCGTTCAACGCGGAGCGCAAGATCACGGGGCTCTTCGAGGCCAACCTTCGCGGCCCGCTCCGGCGCTGCTTCTGGAAGGGGCAGATCGCCGGGAGCGGCTACGGCGTGGCGCAGTTCCTGCTGTACGCGTCCTACGCGCTGGGGCTCTGGTACGCCGCGTGGCTAGTGAAGCACGGCGTCTCCGACTTCTCGCGCACCATCCGCGTGTTCATGGTGCTCATGGTGTCCGCCAACGGCGCCGCCGAGACGCTGACGCTGGCGCCGGACTTTGTCAAGGGCGGGCGCGCGATGCGGTCCGTGTTCGAGACCATCGACCGGAAAACGGAG GTGGAGCCCGACGACGTGGACGCGGCGCCGGTGCCGGAGCGGCCCAAGGGCGAGGTGGAGCTGAAGCACGTGGACTTCTCGTACCCGTCGCGGCCGGACATCCAGGTGTTCCGCGACCTGAGCCTCCGGGCGCGCGCCGGGAAGACGCTGGCGCTGGTGGGTCCGAGCGGGTGCGGCAAGAGCTCGGTGCTGGCGCTGGTGCAGCGGTTCTACGAGCCCACGTCCGGGCGCGTGCTCCTGGACGGCAAGGACGTGCGCAAGTACAACCTGCGGGCGCTGCGGCGCGTGGTGGCGGTGGTGCCGCAGGAGCCGTTCCTGTTCGCGGCGAGCATCCACGACAACATCGCGTACGGGCGCGAGGGCGCGACGGAGGCGGAGGTGGTGGAGGCGGCGACGCAGGCGAACGCGCACCGGTTCATCTCGGCGCTGCCGGAGGGCTACGGGACGCAGGTGGGCGAGCGCGGGGTGCAGCTGTCGGGCGGGCAGCGGCAGCGGATCGCGATCGCGCGCGCGCTGGTGAAGCAGGCGGCCATCATGCTGCTGGACGAGGCGACCAGCGCGCTGGACGCCGAGTCGGAGCGGTGCGTGCAGGAGGCGCTGGAGCGCGCCGGGAACGGCCGCACCACCATCGTGGTGGCGCACCGGCTGGCCACGGTGCGGAACGCGCACACCATCGCCGTGATCGACGACGGCAAGGTGGTGGAGCAAGGGTCGCACTCGCACCTGCTCAAGCACCATCCCGACGGGTGCTACGCGcggatgctgcagctgcagcGGCTGACAGGCGGTGCCGCGCCcgggccgccgccgtcgtcgtccaaCGGGGCCGCCGCgtag
- the LOC110437032 gene encoding protein MAINTENANCE OF MERISTEMS-like: protein MAARAPHPRFSLIEADYDKDHRAKALSEQQRPLCVLRGRTHHVHSWNERYAPYIRRAGFLEIVRVYNSGLPTLDPAVLTAFVDRWRPETHTFHTPCGEMTITLQDVKLILCLSLEKPRSYKKNTLEHTYTN, encoded by the exons ATGGCGGCGCGAGCACCTCATCCCCGCTTTAGCCTCATTGAGGCGGACTACGACAAGGACCACCGGGCCAAGGCCTTGTCGGAGCAGCAGAGGCCGTTGTGTGTGCTTCGTGGTCGCACGCACCACGTACACAGCTGGAACGAGCGATACGCGCCGTACATTCGTCGTGCAGGCTTTCTTGAGATCGTCCGGGTCTACAACAGTGGACTTCCCACTCTAGACCCTGCAGTTCTTACTGCTTTTGTTGACAG GTGGAGACCAGAGACGCACACCTTCCACACACCTTGTGGAGAAATGACTATCACATTGCAGGATGTGAAGTTGATATTGTGTTTGAGTTTGGAGAAACCACGATCCTACAAAAAGAACACATTAGAACACACATATACGAACTGA